In the Drosophila willistoni isolate 14030-0811.24 chromosome 3R, UCI_dwil_1.1, whole genome shotgun sequence genome, ATCTTATtgatataattaaatttatttatccTAATAGGATAATCAAAGGCCAAACATGATTTTTactaatttttgaaaacatggttttcttttttgcttctttctAGTGGCTGGCTGCATTGCGTCAAATGCAATTATCAGACCGTTTTGCCATCAGTAACGGCAATAAAATGGCACAACATTTGGCTGGTTGTGGTCTAAGCACTTGCTATTCTGCGGGCGAGGAACAACAAGTAGATCAAGAGTATCCCCGTGTAGGACAAAGCCTTTCCGAGGATGGACAACCGCTTGAAGGTGCAGTTATTGGTGGAGTGGGTCTAGTAGAGCCGCCAAATGATTCTGTGCCAGATCTATCGCCgcaatttattttactttttattacATTTGCATTTATAATTAAGTGGCAATAAATAAAGCCAGTGAAGATattggtatatatgtatatgtgtatatatgtatgtatataatgcGCGCGAGtttcattttatattatatacatatgtatactatAACTTAGTCAggttatttaatttattgtgTATCATTTCGATCGATGGTCACTCAAACGGCCAAAGCACTCGATGAGGTGGCACTTGATACGCCACTTTTGAATAGTTGGACAAAGAATTTGAGCCCAGTAGTGCCCACGGGCACCATGTCACGGGCACCTATGTACACACACGTATCTCAGATTAACAGCAATCGTACCAATTTGGGACAGCAAGAGTCCTGTGTATTCTTTAGCCAACTGTTTGCTTCGGGCTCTGAATTCCGGGAACATATATTACTCAAACTGGACACCTttattgaaattctttttctgATCGCTTTGTAGTAGCAAATATTCATCTAAATCCTGCTTAAGATTGGACATGGtcaatttttatgatttagCGAGGCCAGGTGCACTTCAACTTACGCCCTCATGTTGCGGAATGAGTACAATCCATTGTACTTTGTGTTATAAAAACTTGGCGACTTCTCTAGCATccttataaaaattgtttgttttcagCGGTGCATTTGCAAAGCGtcctaattttttttttcctacaACGATATAAAGATGCATTTATgcaattacatttttattttcatttcactgTGTTTGTCGTCACTTACCAGTGCTTTATTAATAGCATTCCAAATAATAACTACGTTATATGAAttccattttcttttcaaataaataattttattcacTTCATTTCTCCAATTTTGCAACATTTTGTACTTTTCTCGCAATTGTTTTATgctttttcaaataatttgaCCCATGTCTTTTGTAAGTTATTCATCattttaacaatttcatgTTTTCACTCTGTATCCATTTCTAACTAATGATTAAAGAAGAATTCATCAGCTGCTATATAAACATACGATGATGTCTATATTTTTATGCCAAACCATTTTATAATTTCGATCACAAAGACAATTTAAGGGTATGCAAGCTTTGACGATCGAAATCtacttattttttggtttctctTTTCGGCAAACACTTGTTGCTTCCTTTCAACTTTTACTTTCGTTCGCTTACTCAAAGTGCGTTTGCGAATTAACACAgtgttttaaacaaatttttgaaaaataaatttaaactttatttcgGTAAACATGTCGGTTGAATTAATGTACAACGTGGATTGTAACGAGATCGCTAACGGtgcttttcaaaaatttgaagCATTTCAAAGACATTCCTTTTGTGGAATGCATAGATGAACTGTTCTTCCCATATGTAAGTAAAtgaacaaaaattattattataaaaaattgtagaaattatttaatttttgtgaaaTGTAATGTGTTAAGGTTGGTGGGGGTGGGGTTTCATTTTATTCGTGCAAAAATCAGGGACTTTCAATATCGAAAAGTATGTGGTTTGCGGTGATGAAAGTATGTCACAGAATCATTGGAaatgaaaaaatgaaattgcattAGTTAAAGGGCAAAATTCCCCAAGTAACGCTGTtgagtttttatttgttaattttgtttccGAATTTTAAATTCAGTTGAAAGTCGAAAACCCCGATTTTCTCCCAAAAAACCtagttatttgtttttgtaaaagtaataaattaaataaaaagacaGTGTTACTTGGGGAGTTTAGTGAAAAAGTAGGTACTGTGATTTTCGGATTCGTCCTGTATATTTTGCATGATCGTGTTCAgtgactttgaaacccacaATCTAAAAAGGTGCGCGAATTAAGTAATTGGGACACTACATCTCAATATGAAATTAATTACTGTTTTGCCCTTTGATAAATttcttttgccaaaaaaaaggggttttaaggttaattttatattacaaataataaaagaaaatttatagaaCCCAACATACTCCTTGGAGACGCCGGGGTTTGAACCCGGGACTTCTCACATGCGAAGCGAGCGCTCTACCACTGAGCTACGTCCCCCTGCCAGAAGGTTGGCCAAAATCCATTCAACTCATATTGGTactaaatgtgtgtgtgtttttttttaattttaatttttatagcAAATTCGTTTAGTTTCAATATTAATATTTGTAGTTTACTTATTgagaaatagaaataaaaaaaaaatgtaatatttaaCAATAAGTTGTCTCACGTAGGATTTGAACCAGGACCACTGACGAGCCAGATTTGAGTGTGTaagtacaacaaaaaaattgtttactcTCAATAAACCATTTGAGTTTATCCAGATTTGTGATTAGTTAATTTAGATtatacaatttaaaatttataaaatgattaaacaattcaaattgggtgggcaaacaattaaaaaaaagtttgctaaaacgttgtttttgtttttggaacaAGACAAGTTTAATAttgttgttaaataaataaaaagtttattcAACTTCTCCAACTCCAAACATTATATTCCGAAAATGCGGCTTTGGATCATTTTTGTCTTTCATACTATAGCTGTGATTAAGGAATTCTTTCGATTTCTCTAATGAGAAGCAAATATTTGGGCTACCTTTagcccgggtaagataaagtatgaaaattgtcaggatcagACCACTATATTGTAAAGTTATAGAAGAAAAATACGTGAAGAAATTTGAGTTTCCCTATTAAGCAGCGTCAGTAAAGACACAGCTTAACCATTTTATGTattaattctttttattttaattactcAAGTTGCGTgcttcaattaaaaatattcttATAGTTATCAAACGCGCACATATTAagtttttaacaatttaaaaagaCATTGAACCATTTTTTCCACTAACCTTTTAAATACGTAGTCCTTTATGAAGTATCCCAATTCCGATAAGCAAAACAGCAGCTggatttaaaaaattcttaataatataataatcgaAATTGGCCAGAATTAGTAAATTTTGTAATGCCctatgaatttatttttaaagaaatatttattatgtACATCATAGAAGATTTGATTTTTTGTGGTTCTTATCGATAaaaatgtgtgtttgtgctccgaaatgtatgtatgtagctgCCATCCTCAGTCCGCAAAGAGAAACATGCAAACTGCTGGTATACGTATATCTTATATTTTTAAGATAATATTGCGCATTAGGTTAATAGATGAATATATCttacaacaaccacaaattgTGAGGCCACGTCATCATTTTGGAACTCATGAAGGTGATGCATACaatatattttgattattgGTAAAAATGCTAAATGTGACTTTTGAAAAGTCAACACTTATGTGAATTACACATAtttggccttttgtgttgGGAGACGTGCACCCAAAGACTAACAAGCATAGATCAGCTTGTTTATTATCAAGTATTATCTAGTCGCTTCTGAAACCCggaattttaaatattcatctaacacaaaattaaatatatactaTAGGTTTGGGACAATTTAAAGCTAAATAGTTTTTGTATTGCTAAATTGTTATTGTAACTGCAGCTACATttactgctgttgctgctgttgttgatgatgcCGCCGTTCTCGTGCCCGTTCTATGTGTCGCTTGCGCTCCTCTTTAGTCCAATATCGTCCGATTTTAACCTCTGACACTGTGTCATCCTCAGTTGTCGTGACTTCATTGTTGCGATTATTTTTGCGTAGACCGAAAGGAACACGATTTCGCACGGGGCGCTTCACAATATATCGGGTCCCGTCTGGTCGTCGTTTTACTTTCCACACCATTGGAATTTCTTCGTTAACCCTCTCTCCCCCTATCATTATGGAACTTGGTTTTGGCTCCCCCATTGTGTTTTGGTTCTTAATTGCAACCTGTGAAGTATACAATTAACGAGATCATGATATACCTGGTGTCCAAATTGTAAAACAAATTGTATTTATGATCCGCCCTACCTCTTGGCTACTAACAAAGTGATATCGGCTTAAGTTGGGCGCGTTGAATTGGGGGCATTGGCTCTGTGCTTCATCAGATTGCTTCAGCCGCATTAATTTGAAGTCCGTTCGAAGCAGAGTACTGCCGAAAACCTGCAGGTCGTCCTGAATTGACGATGATGCCTTGGGTTGAGCAGAACACtctataaaaataatacaacattaatttatagaTTCCTAAGAGTCGAGCACTTAAGTTTGTCAACTTTTGAACTTTGTTTGCCAATTGTTTCAGTATTTACGTACCGCTGGACGAACAGAGACCAATCCGACCAGACCTTCCAAAGGGTAACATAAGCATGCTACTAACGGGAGTCGATGCAATAGGTTCCTTTGGCGACAGCATGAGAGACTGAGGCTGCATTTGTGGTTTACCGACCAATTTTGAATCATCTGTTGCGTCAGCAGCATTTAATAAGTTTTGGCGAGGTGAGGCGCTATTGTTTGAGCCTCCAGTGTTATAGGCACTTGACGAATTGTCTATTTCTTCGCCCAGAATAATATTTCCATTATCAATGTAGCCCGCTCCACTGCTGCTAGAGCCACTTGTATTTGTTAGAGTGCTGCGTAGTGTGAAAACACGGTTTGAGATGcgttgttgctggtgttgttttATTTGGCTTGGACGGCCAGctagtgtgtgtgtctgcAAATGCTGGACTCTTGAGTTGAGATGCGGGCTTCCCTGTGACTGCGATTTTAGTCCCAGCCATTGAGCCACTCGTTGCGATTGCTGCTCCATTTCTACACTTTCGGGTTCGGCATCAGCTCCTGTCGCTGCAGACGAGCAAGAACCTAAGGCGGTCATATAGTTGGAACTTTGGTAGGGTGAGCAATACAATGGTTCCGATTCGGAATCCTCGGGTATCGTTTCGTAAATATGCTCGCTTTCATCATATTCGTACCTCTGATTCTTGGGCACTGTTGATTTAATACTTTGTTTGTGATTTTGGTTCTGTGTCTTTACCGTAGATGGAGTTTGGCCTACACTTTGGTTAAGACTCAGGTTTCCAtcgatttgtgtttttgaatggCAGCACGATGTCGACATTGATTTCTGAACTGGAAGGTTAGAATTCTGTTGTCCCTTTGAGACGTTTTGGCTATCTGTCTTGTGTTGAGAGACCACAGGCGTTGAGATTGTAGCAAGGGTATTGCATGTTCCGGCACTTATTTCATTTGTTGTCTGTGCTTTCGATGGTTGCACCACTTGACTCAACAGTAGCTTATCCAATTTGTCAACAACATTCGTGTAATCATCGGGAAGGAAGCTGTTTGCGTATTCAAAGTTACTCTCAATATCCTCATCTTCGTCGTCTTCCTAATAGAACCAAAATAATGTCGAAAGGTCGTATTAATTGTCTATTAGCACATCAAATATTAATTAGGTATGGTGACGATAAAGTCTAACACCAAATGGCGAGGGAGACAGCTTGAAATAATACGTAGTTCTTAAGTTAGATAAGAATAGATAAGTCTATTAATAAGTTTTAAacgcttaaataaataaatttttgtagaaaatgtaacaattctatatgctAAGCTTTTGTAAAAACTTCGAAACCATTTAATACTTTATAGTTCATATCTACATACGGGATAGAGCAGTCGACTGACTAGTAGCGTTACGGCCGTGCTACCATTTTCGCTTTCCGCTATTTGTGCCTCAGCTTCCTCCTTGCTTTTAATGTCCACGCCGTTAATTCGAAGGATTTGATCGCCACGCCTCAAACGGCCGTCGCGCTCTGCAATACTTTCCGGTTGAATATCACTAATGAATACATCTTCACAGGCTTCCGCTTCATCGTCAGCGGCATCCTCAGCTACAGCATCCTCACCagccgctgctgctgtggctAAATGTGAGAGCGGCGGTGTGGTCTTAACAATGTCACTGCTGTCATCACTGTGGCTGCTGAAGAAACCATTGCAGCAAACACTTAGTCCAATCTTCTGAGCGCTGCCAGAATCGGTGTCCCCACAGGTGTCCGTGGCAACTCTCCTGACGAGTGTTATTtcctaaaaagaaaaataattgtaCTACTATCGACAAAGGGGCTAAAAACCATTTCTGCTTACCTCAATATCAATTTCCGGCTCCAGACATTGTTCGAACAGGTGATGCTCCTGCTCAATAAAGTGATCCGCTATAGTGCGAGCTATATCCTGATCCACAGTTTGCGTCTCTTTGTCTATTGATGGCGCCGGAGTCACAGTTTGTGGATCTCCTGTGCGAAGTGTAAGAATTAACTTGTTTTGAGGCGAATCGCCGGCACTATCATCACTACCatcattgtttttattttcttttcgctGCTGACGACATAATTCCACTACTAGAGTCTCTTTAGCTTGAAGGAACATTTGAACCGCTTCATAATTCGACAAATTACAAATGTCATATCCATTCACCTGCAACAGGAACAGGACATTAAATATGATTTGGAGCTGGCCGAggaatataataataatagatttatgttttgccggctcgaggtcaaatttttttgggtgaataaaacaaaataataatagtttgttatttctttccgatatatttcgaccactcatcggtggtcgtcttcagggcaactataaaaacatttaattgtgattaacataacataatttaacaacaagaaacacctACTTATTTTTACACGTCCGCACACTGTGACGTAGAGCTACACACTGACTTGTCCCTAATAAATGCCTGTATAAATGCGCGCAGTTGTCTGTATCTACCTTATAATTAAGTCTTTTATTGGTCGatgtatttattatgtatTATGTCCAGAGTGTAACGTTTGTTGtaatgttgttcttggtctATTATGTTTACTTCGTCAAAATTTGGGGAATGTCCACTGGCGGCACAGTGGGCCATAAGTACACCTCCTCCAAATCCACCGCCACTTAAACGTAATATGGCTGCTAATGATGCCCCTTTCAGGTAATTCATGATCACTTTCAATCATTTGGACACCATCTCCTTGCCAACTATGCAAGCCCGAAACGATTGCCTACTATGATGCCTACTCTCTGCAGGACGATGTCAAAGATGAGCTACGCGTTATGCTGCAGCAGCGCAAACGACGCAAGGACCTCGAAATTTTGAAGACACCCGAAATATTCATCACTCAGAATTTCAAACCCCGTGAGGTGGAGGAATGGCTGCGAGGCAAGGGATTCTCGGATAACATCATCAAGCGACTCCATACGCTAAATGGCAAGGAAATCTTCGCCCTTAGTCCTCTTCTGGCAACACTCAAACATTCCCATGGACACCTACACCCCCACCACTGCCATTACAACACCTTTCAACACACACAACATTTCTTATCCCATTTTCGCTTTTCACGATTTCATTTTCGCGTTGCACAAATTATACAAACCTTTATCGCAACATATTCAATAATTTCCATGTTGCTTTTGGGaccaaatataaatttataaatcacatattaaattaaatacttgTGCTTAACTTTATCTGTATGTGGGGGTGGGGGACTGTCGCAAACAGTGTTGCCGAATCAGCTACTTTGTAGCTAGATTTGGCCGCTATTTAAGGCCGATTgctacaaaaattttaaaacagcTATTAGCTACAAATTTaactattttcaaaaattacaATTAGCTGAAATAAAAGTGCCGCCGGATGATAACATCAATGTGAGATCTTTATCTTGGCTACGCATTCGAAAATGAGTTTAAAACGTTAGATCTGGACAGAACTGAGGAATCTCAAGTTCGAATCAAGTGTACCGATTTTTGTATAGAATTAATAAACCAACTGAAGAAAAGGAAAGGTTGCttaaattttatgcaaaattcatttttagtgttaaataaaattgacctattttcggtttttatttaaagtgGAAGACGTAGACAATTTAAAAAGGCATATTGCCTAAAAACAGTAGCTAAgatgaaacaaatttttttaataaaaattcaacttatttaatttaatgaactTATTTAACTTTTATAATTACCCTTTCTAAAGCACTTTGCCGGTACGTCATAGTCGAAACAACATTTTCTTTGTCGACGTAATCCATATCTATAAGTCAAATCTCATATTAATATGTATTAAGTTAAATAagttcattaaattaaataagttgaatttttattaaaaaaatttgtttcatcTTAGCTACTGTTTTTAAGctattttttaagaaatttaaagTTAGCCACTTTTTCTGAAAAAGTTTCGCCAACACTGGTTGAAACTTGAAGGAAGCATCGAACATGCAACATTGGAGTCGAACATCAAACAAAAGAGTACGTCCATCGTACAAAAGAGAACGAAACTCTTGTCCCTTCCTCTCTTTTATTTTCACTGATTACACTAGTGCTGGGAAATCCATCGATGGCTCCATCGATAGTATCGATTTTTGGCTGTTCATAAAAAAAACCGGAGAGACAAATTATTATCGGTATCATCGGTTAAGCCTGCATGACACTACAATGACTACAGAGACCCACTGCACACTGTTCCAATGTGCTATTATTCTGTCCATATTTCGGTAGCTAGTTACTATAATTTGAGTTGTTCAATATTTCGAAACTGGTCTGGAtggaatttttaaaaagattCATCTTTTAAGTAAGAACTAAGTCTAGATTTCAGTATTACTACaagtacaaaaaaattttttgataaGATGGGGGAGGCATCTTAACACATTACAGAAGATGAAGAACTATTGGTAACCCCCAATTAAACGAAATTGAACtttttttatatgcatatagaAATGAAACGAAGAGACTGCGAAAAACGActatcgtttttttttttaatttagcGGAGTGGCCAACCAATTAGACTAGGGCTTAGCTCTGTTCTTTTATCTACACATTAGTTTAAAACTTCGCATTTTTCGGCTTCTCAACCTTATGAATTGGTTTGCTCTAAAAATACGCGGAACAAATATAGGATAGTTTAAATCTCAAATTTTCAAAAGCGGGCACAGCGAAGCGTGGCAGGGTTTGTATTAATTCTATAATTCTATTACTTTTAATAGCATATTGTATTCTTTGGTATATTTTAACTATGAAGCCATACACAtagaaaagaagaaatatgaagACGCTGTCTCTTACAAAAATTTCGAAACTAACTTTGTATATTTTAACGCagttgtaaataaataataatattttgttataaCGTTATTTTCCATGCGATTACTTTATTGATTGGACCTGGAAAATTCTGAAAGTCCGCGTGTTATACAGGGCGTTAatttaataatcaaaataagTGCATATATCCAGTGCATTTTTCTTCctataatttaataaaaagttaaatagACAATGGTACCAGTTGCTGCCTCTTCGCTAAAGTAGTTTTCAATAGccacatttttaaaaatgaagttCTGGAAGTCCAGCAGAATCACATCACTCTTTACCAAATTATTCCGTTTGTGCCATAATACACATAGTAAATCCGTGAACTTGTACATTGatctttgatttaatttatGAGATGGGTAttcttttttgtgtatacatacatatttacataaacatttttatttatttctaagCTATTCGTATAAAAAACCTTGAATTACATTACATTTACCGGCTAGGAACAGCTGCATTCTTCGACGGACATATTTGGTATCACACTTAACACCTGAAAAAAAGACAGGAAAGAAGTTAGTTTTAAACAATGatgcaattaaaatataacaataataCCAGATTGTGGTTGTCGTCAAAATACAACAAGCTTAAGGAACTCATTTTGGTTGGCGAACAGCACGGAGACGCGGATGTCGTTAGAGCGGCCAAGTGTGTGTGAGGATATTGCTCGAGGTAGCCTACTCTGCAATCGCCACTGCAGAAGTACGCATCGAAGGATGTGGGAGCCACAACGAAGTTCCACCCAAAGCTTGTAAAGTTCACACGGAGAGGGTAACGACAGCACCGGACATCTTGGTCACTCTCTGTGCAGTCCATTAAACTCCGTTTGCGTCGATGTTTCTTCTTGGATCCGATCTCAATGTGAACCGTCTGCAAAACAACATTGGGTAACATTATATGGAATTAGTATTTGGCTGCCAAGGAGAGTTTAGGGTGGGATACCAATGAATTTTTTGACGTGTTGTCTGTGGTCACGACCAATTGTTTCATCCAGGACTCTACGCCTTTGATTAGGATTTCTTGCGACCCATTTGAACCACGACCAGTTACGCCAGCCAATGTAAGTCCAAAGAGAGGTTTCAGGTCCACATTGATCCATTGTCCCTGACCTGATGGAATCGGCTGACTGAACTCAAACATTTTGGCCTTATGTGTGAAGCTGGTGCCATTTGTACGACGCACAGCACGATGGATGGCCACAACAATGTCCTTATTCTGCTGACTGCTGATCTCGTCAATCAGCTCCGGTTGGTGTGCATTGATCCAGTCCCAGCCACGAAGATATAGGTGAAGAGTTGCATGCGATACGTCCGTATAGCTGCTGTCAAACTTAAACCGAAGAACGTCCGTCTTTCGGTGTCGCATATGGGATTGCGGCTCTATTGAAAAGATAGGAACACAGATAAAACGTGTCTGTCTCCGACTATGCGGAGGTGATTATGTGGATTTAGGTCTTGCTGCACGATAACTTACGTTCGGGAAATAGATAAATGCTGCTTACATGTGAAAGAATACTTTCGCTCCCCACATCATCCTCATCGTCCATTCCAAACTCGGTTCCTGCATCGCCATTTCGGTCATTGTTAATTTTGAATTGGTTTAGAGAGTTCGCGTTGGCGTCGTCTCCTTGCATTTGGGTGGACAAATTCTCACTTTCACCCGAAACGGAAACGTCCGACGCCAGTGTCTCTGAATGAAGATTTTTGTTGAAACTGGGCAAACTcgctgatgctgatgattCACTGTTGCGACGCCGTCCCGAACTTGATAGTGATGCATTGTAACCCTTGTAAAAGTCTTCGATTATGTTCTGGGGCACCGATATTGGTTTGGTTATATTCGGAAGTTTCTTTAGATTTAGACGCATTAAAATGTGCATCTTAATGGACTCTAAGCTATCTTGTTTCGCTTTTTCTCGTAGCTGTCGCTGTAACATGTTGTCGCCATTTATTAAGGTGTTACGGTTCATGTTCAAGGAAACTCCGCGGCCGCTTGGATTCGCAAACGTCCTCATTCGAGGGGATGCATTCGGAACGGATGCCTTATCAGTTGATGATAGCTTTTCGGCTTTGCCCTTTTCAACGATTTCCCCCGTTGCTATTCTGTCGGCTAAACTGATTGTTCCAGTTGTTGTCGAAGCGAAGGATGGTGACGTTGACAAAGACTGCGGGGGCTGGAAAGAACTCTTTTCACTACTATTTAATACAGGCACTTCGGATTCTACTCCAAGGCTTGAGCTCTCCTGCATTTCCTGCTGACAATTCACACCGGAAGCCGTGCTGAAAAGCAAGAGTATCAAGAATGCAGCTAATACGGCTAACCGAGTTCGATTCCATGGCGATTTTGTGATTTGGTAGAGTTTTCGTGTCATATTTCCATATCCATTACGACTCAACTTGCACTTGCAGTTACAGTCCGAACTAAGTCCGGACCCATAATTAGTGCTGATACAGAAATGACTAAAATTAATGTCGATATCAGCACTCGTTGTTAGTCGTGGTTGGTGGTAGTCCAAGAAGAGAGAGGAGTATTTGTTGTTGCAGAACAATTGTCTATGCCACAGGTGTTTGGTGTGATCTGAGGTTACACTATTCCCATAATGGCcctgcatattttttttagcgGCCTGAGCTCAAATGCTGAAAGTTgtgataaaaagaaaaaataattgtaataataatggTGATATTTAGAATACACAATCTAATAAtcgaaattttaatttttaataggtTTTAGTGTGGAGgttttagtatttagtatttgCCATCCTGTCCactatttttaattaatttctccGTCACCGACTTGGAGCTTCACTCACCAAAGTTTATGTCCAAGTCGAAAACTGTTATTATTCCAGCATATTCAGATATTcttattgtgtgtgtgtttttttgtattttcttttatctcTTTTCACTTTCACGTTTGCCTTTCAAATCAATTGCATTCTTCAAGTTGAATTGCTTTAAGGCGAGATTTCGATTCACACTCACAGATTCCGACTTCTTTATTATTCGTATGACCGAAATGTTTTTGTTCCTCTCCGAAGATAAAGGTACCATTCAATGGTATGAGTGTTGCTCTcggtgtgggtgtgtggggatatttgtataatgtttattcttgttgttgtagttgttttcGTTGCTAGTTTCTGAAATTGCAATTGATATTTATACAAACATATCACATACATTGTGTATGTACA is a window encoding:
- the LOC6651372 gene encoding slo-interacting protein 1 encodes the protein MEIIEYVAIKVNGYDICNLSNYEAVQMFLQAKETLVVELCRQQRKENKNNDGSDDSAGDSPQNKLILTLRTGDPQTVTPAPSIDKETQTVDQDIARTIADHFIEQEHHLFEQCLEPEIDIEEITLVRRVATDTCGDTDSGSAQKIGLSVCCNGFFSSHSDDSSDIVKTTPPLSHLATAAAAGEDAVAEDAADDEAEACEDVFISDIQPESIAERDGRLRRGDQILRINGVDIKSKEEAEAQIAESENGSTAVTLLVSRLLYPEDDEDEDIESNFEYANSFLPDDYTNVVDKLDKLLLSQVVQPSKAQTTNEISAGTCNTLATISTPVVSQHKTDSQNVSKGQQNSNLPVQKSMSTSCCHSKTQIDGNLSLNQSVGQTPSTVKTQNQNHKQSIKSTVPKNQRYEYDESEHIYETIPEDSESEPLYCSPYQSSNYMTALGSCSSAATGADAEPESVEMEQQSQRVAQWLGLKSQSQGSPHLNSRVQHLQTHTLAGRPSQIKQHQQQRISNRVFTLRSTLTNTSGSSSSGAGYIDNGNIILGEEIDNSSSAYNTGGSNNSASPRQNLLNAADATDDSKLVGKPQMQPQSLMLSPKEPIASTPVSSMLMLPFGRSGRIGLCSSSECSAQPKASSSIQDDLQVFGSTLLRTDFKLMRLKQSDEAQSQCPQFNAPNLSRYHFVSSQEVAIKNQNTMGEPKPSSIMIGGERVNEEIPMVWKVKRRPDGTRYIVKRPVRNRVPFGLRKNNRNNEVTTTEDDTVSEVKIGRYWTKEERKRHIERARERRHHQQQQQQQ
- the LOC6651373 gene encoding uncharacterized protein LOC6651373, producing the protein MQGHYGNSVTSDHTKHLWHRQLFCNNKYSSLFLDYHQPRLTTSADIDINFSHFCISTNYGSGLSSDCNCKCKLSRNGYGNMTRKLYQITKSPWNRTRLAVLAAFLILLLFSTASGVNCQQEMQESSSLGVESEVPVLNSSEKSSFQPPQSLSTSPSFASTTTGTISLADRIATGEIVEKGKAEKLSSTDKASVPNASPRMRTFANPSGRGVSLNMNRNTLINGDNMLQRQLREKAKQDSLESIKMHILMRLNLKKLPNITKPISVPQNIIEDFYKGYNASLSSSGRRRNSESSASASLPSFNKNLHSETLASDVSVSGESENLSTQMQGDDANANSLNQFKINNDRNGDAGTEFGMDDEDDVGSESILSHVSSIYLFPEQPQSHMRHRKTDVLRFKFDSSYTDVSHATLHLYLRGWDWINAHQPELIDEISSQQNKDIVVAIHRAVRRTNGTSFTHKAKMFEFSQPIPSGQGQWINVDLKPLFGLTLAGVTGRGSNGSQEILIKGVESWMKQLVVTTDNTSKNSLTVHIEIGSKKKHRRKRSLMDCTESDQDVRCCRYPLRVNFTSFGWNFVVAPTSFDAYFCSGDCRVGYLEQYPHTHLAALTTSASPCCSPTKMSSLSLLYFDDNHNLVLSVIPNMSVEECSCS